From the genome of Bactrocera oleae isolate idBacOlea1 chromosome 2, idBacOlea1, whole genome shotgun sequence, one region includes:
- the LOC106619048 gene encoding CLIP domain-containing serine protease B10, translated as MRRWSFLLILCTFYKVTRGIELPTGVPKCNCIPVKECEPIAYLLLNHKPHEADMIYKIVQSAGCGYDGLDPLVCCPTTYANHKITTRLHTTDIDAYRSTDPDVWVWGSTQFPTRINALTEMLLAASSIDGRTTKRRSKEFYEEADVFDFIDPKTQRNFPHSFYEESVDSQKVNGERKMHYGSGGLDQKNFKYHSHKHHHHFGSDSYFPHHNQHHEYEYGRENVYDSNEYVEGEEEYPRTILRPINDGPIVYPDDRRLHRPLKFPTITTTTTTTTTTTTTTTKKPTSKPLEQSKVNIARCGMPDINAGNGERLYPWISRIAYINKTSNVISYRCSGSVVSQSHILTAAHCVVNLVSDLQLSHVRIGGVALSANCTANSTENCTIASRIYQIAEVRVHPSYDQPKYANDIALVKIIGEASDYTPICLPPNLSASVRDQLIGSPGIALGWTADVEGNDTSSPRVRYLNLPIVNTTECAITYAKFSENFNDPIVITPSQLCAQGGPMNDVCRGDSGGPFMDDGSSGLINTSGRHTLLGIVAFGPTKCGMSNIPGVYTRVSSYLGWIIESISLS; from the exons TCACCCGTGGCATTGAGCTGCCCACCGGTGTGCCCAAATGTAATTGCATACCTGTAAAAGAGTGCGAACCAATTGCTTACTTGCTCCTGAATCACAAACCGCATGAAGCTGACATGATATACAAAATAGTACAGAGTGCCGGTTGTGGTTATGACGGTCTCGATCCGCTCGTTTGCTGTCCCACCACCTATGCGAACCACAAAATTACGACGCGACTACACACAACTGACATCGATGCCTACCGCAGCACAGATCCCGATGTTTGGGTGTGGGGCAGTACACAGTTTCCCACACGCATCAACGCACTCACCGAAATGTTGTTGGCCGCCAGTTCTATCGATGGTAGAACAACTAAACGCAGATCTAAGGAATTTTACGAGGAAGCGGATGTGTTTGATTTTATTGATCCAAAAACACAAAGAAACTTTCCACACTCATTCTATGAAGAATCAGTTGACTCCCAGAAAGTGAATGGTGAGCGAAAGATGCATTATGGAAGTGGAGGTTTggatcaaaaaaatttcaagtatcATTCACATAAGCATCATCATCATTTTGGTAGCGATAGTTATTTTCCACATCACAATCAACATCATGAATACGAATATGGTCGTGAGAATGTGTACGACAGCAATGAATATGTCGAAGGTGAGGAGGAATATCCACGCACTATTTTAAGACCGATCAATGATGGTCCCATTGTTTATCCGGATGATAGACGCTTACACCGGCCACTAAAAtttccaacaataacaacaacaacaacaacaacgacgacgACAACGACAACCACAACTAAGAAGCCAACAAGCAAACCGTTAGAACAATCTAAAGTGAACATAGCACGCTGTGGTATGCCCGATATAAACGCCGGCAATGGGGAACGCTTATACCCCTGGATATCACGCATAGCATACATTAATAAAA CCAGCAATGTCATCAGCTATCGCTGTTCCGGTTCCGTTGTGAGTCAATCACATATTCTCACCGCGGCGCACTGTGTCGTAAATCTCGTGAGCGATCTACAGCT CTCTCATGTGCGCATCGGCGGTGTGGCGTTGTCCGCGAATTGTACTGCCAATAGCACCGAGAATTGCACTATTGCATCGCGTATCTATCAAATCGCCGAAGTTCGCGTACATCCCAGTTATGATCAGCCGAAGTACGCCAATGATATTGCATTGGTAAAAATTATCGGCGAAGCCAGTG ATTACACACCCATTTGCTTACCACCAAATTTATCGGCTTCTGTACGTGATCAGCTTATAGGTAGCCCCGGTATAGCGCTCGGCTGGACAGCGGATGTTGAAG GTAACGACACAAGTAGTCCACGGGTGCGTTATCTGAATTTGCCGATCGTTAATACGACTGAGTGTGCAATTACCTATGCGAAATtcagtgaaaattttaatgacccCATCGTAATTACGCCTTCACAGTTGTGCGCTCAGGGTGGACCAATGAATGACGTCTGTAGAG GTGACAGTGGTGGCCCGTTCATGGATGATGGTTCCTCCGGTCTCATAAATACCAGTGGACGCCATACTTTATTGGGTATTGTGGCTTTCGGACCGACAAAGTGTGGTATGTCCAATATACCAGGTGTTTATACGCGTGTTAGCTCATACCTAGGATGGATCATAGAAAGTATTAGCTTAAGTTAG